From a single Gimesia fumaroli genomic region:
- a CDS encoding helix-turn-helix domain-containing protein: MIVDDHPIVREGYSRLIEREADLEVCSEADSKVNAIKQIMNDPPI; the protein is encoded by the coding sequence ATGATTGTGGATGATCACCCCATCGTCAGGGAAGGCTATTCGCGGCTGATTGAGCGGGAAGCTGATCTGGAAGTCTGCTCTGAAGCAGACAGTAAAGTCAATGCCATCAAACAAATCATGAATGACCCTCCTATCTGA
- a CDS encoding response regulator codes for MKFQFKQIKMLTVSMHDETLFAERSIRAGALGYVNKQ; via the coding sequence ATTAAATTCCAATTCAAGCAGATTAAAATGCTGACGGTCTCAATGCATGATGAAACACTGTTTGCCGAGCGATCGATTCGTGCGGGCGCTCTGGGATATGTCAATAAACAATAG
- a CDS encoding response regulator transcription factor: MIKAIYRVLEGKVFLSSTVTERMICRSIGSDNYTDQSPIESLSDRELEVFELIGEGETTRQIADKLNLSPKTVETYRENIKHKLNLENATALIRHAIQWVLE, encoded by the coding sequence TTGATTAAAGCAATTTACCGGGTTCTGGAAGGGAAAGTGTTTCTCAGTTCCACTGTCACAGAGCGTATGATCTGCCGTTCTATCGGATCAGACAATTACACAGACCAATCGCCTATCGAAAGTCTTTCAGACCGCGAATTGGAGGTCTTCGAGCTAATTGGCGAAGGAGAAACCACACGCCAAATCGCTGATAAATTGAACCTGAGCCCCAAGACTGTGGAAACATATCGGGAAAATATCAAACACAAGCTAAATCTGGAAAACGCAACCGCATTGATCCGACATGCGATCCAATGGGTTCTGGAATAA
- a CDS encoding BON domain-containing protein, which produces MVELQKETRIVLAPNPDNQLVARIRRVLRLSGYAALSQIRVAVEQRDVRLEGQVPTYFLKQVAQTQVLSLEEVQFVSNNLVVEDGYNNHF; this is translated from the coding sequence ATGGTGGAACTGCAAAAAGAAACGAGAATCGTTTTGGCTCCCAATCCGGATAATCAACTCGTCGCACGGATCAGGCGGGTTCTACGATTATCGGGGTATGCTGCCTTGTCTCAAATTCGAGTTGCAGTAGAACAAAGAGACGTGCGCCTCGAAGGGCAGGTTCCTACCTATTTCTTAAAGCAGGTTGCCCAGACTCAGGTTCTGTCATTAGAAGAAGTCCAGTTCGTGAGTAATAATTTGGTTGTTGAAGACGGTTACAATAACCATTTTTAA
- a CDS encoding Hsp20/alpha crystallin family protein, giving the protein MTTTPAVRGTATRPEQSLARSGPFGGRAPFWVLRNEMDNLMSRFSGDGSLTQAFDALLDMSETDDEIEVRMDVPGIQPEEIEVEVTGNTLLITGERKEEKEEKSKTYHRIERTSGSFSRSMTLPCEVDSDQVLAECDKGVLTVLLPKSNLSKPHKITVKPKF; this is encoded by the coding sequence ATGACCACTACACCAGCCGTAAGAGGGACAGCCACAAGACCAGAGCAATCATTAGCAAGGTCTGGTCCGTTTGGGGGGCGGGCGCCATTTTGGGTGCTTCGTAATGAGATGGATAATTTAATGAGTCGTTTTTCCGGTGATGGGAGTCTAACTCAAGCTTTTGATGCGTTGCTCGATATGTCGGAAACCGATGATGAAATCGAAGTTCGGATGGATGTTCCTGGTATTCAACCTGAAGAGATTGAAGTCGAAGTCACTGGAAATACTCTGTTGATCACAGGAGAACGGAAAGAAGAGAAAGAAGAAAAGAGTAAAACCTATCATCGGATAGAACGAACGAGCGGTAGTTTTTCTCGATCCATGACACTTCCTTGTGAAGTGGATAGCGATCAAGTTTTGGCTGAATGTGACAAGGGGGTTTTGACGGTTCTCTTACCCAAGTCTAATTTGAGTAAGCCACACAAAATTACTGTGAAACCCAAATTCTAA
- a CDS encoding carbon storage regulator gives MQIADDIVLTVVRIRGGKVKLGIECPRKIPIRRNEVPIETLVEPETLLALQFGKQEQIIL, from the coding sequence ATCCAGATTGCTGATGATATTGTATTGACGGTAGTCAGGATACGGGGAGGAAAAGTGAAATTGGGAATAGAATGTCCTCGCAAAATACCGATTCGTCGAAATGAGGTTCCAATAGAAACTTTAGTTGAACCTGAAACTTTGCTGGCACTGCAGTTCGGCAAGCAGGAACAGATAATTCTTTAG
- a CDS encoding transposase, whose translation MIFVDRHGTPVAIDTESASRSEVKLIEPLLAKNTLQNRQPERLVYDKAADSDPLRKRLMENKIDLICPHRKSRVKPPTQDGRKLPRFKRRWIVERSIAWLHNYRRIVTRWEYHDYLYESFVILGCLFTLLKRF comes from the coding sequence ATGATCTTCGTCGATCGTCACGGGACACCTGTGGCGATCGACACAGAATCGGCCAGCCGTAGCGAAGTCAAGTTGATCGAGCCGCTTCTTGCAAAAAACACATTGCAAAATCGACAACCCGAGCGACTGGTTTATGACAAAGCCGCCGATTCGGACCCGTTGCGCAAACGGCTGATGGAAAATAAGATCGATCTGATCTGCCCGCATCGAAAATCGAGAGTCAAACCGCCGACGCAAGACGGTCGAAAGCTCCCACGCTTCAAACGACGTTGGATTGTGGAACGCAGTATTGCCTGGCTCCACAACTATCGTCGCATTGTCACGCGCTGGGAATATCACGATTACCTCTACGAAAGCTTTGTAATTCTTGGGTGTTTATTTACACTATTAAAAAGGTTTTGA
- a CDS encoding transposase has protein sequence MYMTLVWWPKRKRVSTKTASRTERPVVLTDKQWSLVANLFPWTPPSQKGGRPKAHPRDCLEGILWILVTGARWKDLPKEYPSKATCHRRFQQWTIEGRLLSAWQIILERMDDAGQIDFSETFADGTFASAKKGGEELARLVVAKALKS, from the coding sequence ATGTATATGACGCTGGTCTGGTGGCCCAAACGAAAACGGGTTTCCACAAAAACAGCGTCCAGGACGGAACGCCCGGTCGTTTTGACCGATAAACAATGGTCTTTAGTCGCAAATTTGTTTCCCTGGACTCCCCCTTCCCAAAAAGGAGGACGTCCCAAGGCCCACCCGCGAGATTGCTTGGAAGGCATTCTCTGGATTTTGGTGACAGGAGCGCGCTGGAAAGATTTACCAAAAGAGTATCCCTCTAAAGCGACATGCCATCGACGTTTCCAGCAATGGACGATCGAAGGACGGCTCTTGTCTGCCTGGCAAATCATCTTAGAACGAATGGATGATGCCGGCCAAATTGATTTCTCTGAAACCTTTGCTGATGGCACGTTTGCCTCGGCAAAAAAGGGGGGAGAAGAGTTGGCCCGACTCGTCGTGGCAAAGGCACTAAAATCATGA
- a CDS encoding PAS domain S-box protein yields MRDVQGLPILLIEADSESRAQIIQILSSDNYRIDSAETIAQMMDRDNWSDYFLIILEHELPDGRTDEFLPKLQQLAPNAELLVITSQPRIENMIIAFRNGIADYFVKPIDPDLFRSSLKRILQNQTISNELRHVQAKLKAIMEAAIEGVVTINRRGLIRTFNPAAEKMFGYSASEIINKNVSLLTRLPTRKQYDQYLSDYLETGISDIVGARRELKGCRRDGTIFPIELSVTDLPQFGIFAGIIVDISERKRPEQKQKELTRAIAIAGQQERRQLANLLHDQLQQLLVGVRIHLEIAKNDTPVEAIKQTLERAGELLNQGIELTRSLTAELNPVVLHEEGLATALEWLSHRMKERYNLTATLDLDRRANPRTELIDIVLYECIRELLFNIVKHSQITEAQVRMCLLSNQEIEIIVSDKGIGFDPQQFEPQISDVSGIGLSNIEFRLSLIQGKFWLESSNGQGTIARIIAPLELEESNISDETS; encoded by the coding sequence ATGCGCGATGTACAGGGCTTGCCCATTTTACTGATAGAAGCAGACTCAGAATCACGTGCACAGATTATACAGATCCTCTCGAGTGATAATTATCGTATTGATTCCGCGGAAACGATTGCTCAGATGATGGATCGAGATAACTGGTCCGACTATTTTCTAATCATTCTCGAACACGAACTGCCCGATGGAAGAACTGATGAGTTCCTCCCCAAGCTACAACAACTGGCCCCCAATGCAGAGTTATTGGTGATCACGTCGCAACCCAGAATTGAGAATATGATCATTGCATTTCGTAATGGGATTGCCGATTATTTTGTGAAACCCATTGATCCAGATTTATTTCGATCATCCTTAAAACGGATTCTTCAAAATCAGACCATCTCCAATGAATTACGTCACGTACAGGCAAAACTCAAAGCCATCATGGAAGCAGCCATCGAGGGAGTAGTGACAATCAACCGCAGAGGACTGATTAGAACTTTTAATCCGGCGGCTGAGAAAATGTTTGGCTATTCTGCGAGTGAAATTATCAATAAAAATGTCAGTTTACTCACTCGCCTTCCCACTCGGAAACAGTACGATCAGTACCTCTCCGACTATCTGGAAACGGGTATATCAGATATCGTGGGAGCCAGGCGTGAACTGAAAGGCTGCCGACGCGATGGAACAATCTTCCCGATTGAACTCTCAGTTACCGATCTGCCTCAATTCGGTATCTTTGCTGGTATTATAGTCGATATTAGCGAACGCAAACGGCCAGAACAAAAACAGAAAGAATTGACCAGAGCCATTGCAATCGCAGGACAACAGGAACGTCGTCAACTGGCGAATCTTCTGCACGATCAGCTGCAACAGTTGCTGGTCGGCGTTCGCATCCACCTGGAGATCGCAAAGAATGATACTCCCGTAGAAGCCATCAAACAGACTCTGGAACGCGCGGGTGAACTGCTGAATCAAGGCATCGAACTTACACGGTCATTAACGGCGGAGTTAAATCCCGTAGTACTGCACGAGGAAGGACTGGCGACAGCATTGGAGTGGTTGTCCCATCGTATGAAAGAACGGTATAACTTAACCGCCACGTTGGATCTTGATCGCCGAGCCAATCCTCGAACTGAGTTGATAGACATCGTTTTATATGAATGTATCCGCGAGTTGTTATTTAATATCGTCAAGCATTCTCAAATAACTGAGGCACAGGTCCGTATGTGTCTTCTTTCGAACCAGGAAATTGAAATCATCGTCTCTGATAAAGGAATCGGATTTGATCCCCAGCAGTTCGAACCCCAGATCTCAGACGTCAGCGGAATCGGTCTCAGTAATATTGAATTTCGCTTATCACTCATTCAAGGAAAGTTTTGGCTGGAATCTTCGAATGGTCAAGGGACAATCGCACGTATTATCGCCCCCCTTGAATTAGAAGAATCAAATATTTCTGATGAAACTTCCTGA
- a CDS encoding magnesium transporter CorA family protein — translation MPERCLNRCNLTDVNSRNPQEATAPPYWINKAYRDTASLQPLLESIGVHPLAIEACLDPTPASLLAVYGKSLFIALPIHTAWDIENRTFLWIICLPRIIITIHEADIPALQQIIERYSDGMRFHGDNTSAILYQILDHVIDEDMMFTLKTRDVIDRLDQLLDDNFDKKLTEETLPLKRQLTRLAATFEDQLYCVSSLQTIDSESFSVSELHEYFRDAFLHLEHASRVMGRQLAHLSAIEHQYQLNLQDKTTDRLRLLTVTSTIFLPLTLITGIYGMNFQKMPELGWPYAYPAVVSLMLLLAVGMLWNFYRRGWFQ, via the coding sequence ATGCCAGAACGTTGCTTAAATCGGTGCAATTTGACTGATGTCAACAGTCGAAACCCTCAAGAAGCAACAGCACCACCCTACTGGATTAATAAGGCCTATCGCGACACCGCGTCACTGCAACCGTTGCTTGAATCAATTGGCGTACATCCGCTAGCCATAGAAGCGTGTCTGGATCCAACTCCGGCTTCATTACTGGCTGTCTATGGGAAATCGCTCTTCATTGCCTTGCCAATCCACACGGCATGGGACATTGAAAATCGCACATTTCTATGGATTATTTGCCTACCTCGAATCATCATCACAATACACGAGGCCGATATCCCCGCGTTGCAGCAAATCATCGAACGCTATAGTGACGGCATGCGTTTTCACGGCGACAACACGTCGGCAATTCTGTACCAGATTCTCGATCATGTGATTGACGAAGACATGATGTTCACGTTAAAAACACGTGATGTCATCGACCGGCTAGATCAGTTACTCGATGACAATTTCGACAAGAAGTTGACAGAAGAAACTCTCCCGTTGAAACGCCAATTGACACGGCTAGCAGCTACATTCGAAGATCAACTGTACTGCGTCAGTTCGTTGCAAACGATCGACTCCGAATCGTTCAGCGTTTCAGAATTGCACGAATACTTTCGCGATGCATTCTTGCATTTGGAACATGCATCCCGTGTGATGGGTCGGCAGCTCGCTCACCTGAGTGCGATCGAACATCAATATCAACTCAATCTGCAGGATAAGACGACCGACCGGTTACGACTGCTAACTGTGACCTCAACAATTTTTTTACCATTGACATTGATTACCGGTATTTACGGCATGAATTTTCAGAAGATGCCTGAACTCGGTTGGCCCTATGCCTACCCTGCGGTAGTGAGCCTGATGTTACTGCTTGCCGTCGGAATGTTATGGAATTTCTACCGACGTGGGTGGTTTCAATAA
- a CDS encoding CBS domain-containing protein, with protein MSLLDNKTSKIRISEVIKGLGPRDLPVVPENASIEDVISAIVDCRHSRMLNVVNDRKELVGTVSLSALTRHVFDQDYEPTIHARSLIGLLSRETAGDIMRKQPICATAEEEIGVVTRRMLAANVKEIPVVDSHKRVITDITIVDLIQHLLALKEGDLL; from the coding sequence ATGAGTTTACTTGATAATAAGACCAGTAAGATTCGTATTAGCGAAGTCATTAAAGGGCTCGGCCCCCGCGATTTGCCAGTGGTCCCGGAGAACGCGTCAATCGAAGATGTGATTTCCGCCATCGTGGACTGCCGGCACAGCCGTATGTTGAACGTCGTAAATGATCGGAAGGAACTCGTAGGTACAGTCTCTTTGAGTGCGCTGACCCGCCATGTTTTCGACCAAGATTACGAACCAACGATTCACGCGCGTTCCTTGATCGGGTTGCTTTCGCGAGAGACCGCGGGTGACATCATGCGAAAGCAGCCAATTTGTGCGACCGCTGAAGAAGAAATCGGAGTCGTCACACGCCGAATGCTTGCAGCGAATGTGAAAGAGATTCCGGTTGTCGACTCACATAAGCGAGTCATCACAGATATTACAATCGTCGATCTCATCCAACACTTGTTGGCTTTGAAAGAGGGAGATTTGTTATAA
- a CDS encoding APC family permease, giving the protein MNHLNNVQHTANRNHTQKLGLPELLAMGIGGMIGGGIFSVLGMAVKISGHAAPLAFLVGSFVALAAGYSYVKLALGFHSDGASFTYLDRAFPGHPNFAGIVGWTVVIGYVGTLALYAYTFGAYGAHLLGSSDSQAVRIVLSAGVLLFFMLINLQGVKSSGNTEVIIVFTKVILLSLFAVAGIFSVKQDHLFPVFEKGVPSVFIAGAMIFVAFEGFQLITNAVMETENAERNIPWGIYGSIAITSLIYFGVAVIAVGNLTPSEIAAAEEYALAVAAEPALGNAGGILVDLAALLATSSAVNATAFGASRMMAEMATENRMPHSFSFRSRTDVPWIAIVLLTVLAGAFTILGSLEFIALFSSMTFLLVSIAVSVANLKLRSITNSKAWIILLGIVLMLITVSLLILHLWNEGREMFLWLGGFFLTIVIIEVAFCRRECLNSFPPTGGDDMIDQHGDE; this is encoded by the coding sequence ATCAACCATTTAAATAACGTACAGCACACTGCGAACCGGAACCACACTCAGAAGCTCGGCTTACCCGAACTACTAGCGATGGGCATCGGTGGAATGATTGGTGGTGGCATTTTTTCGGTACTTGGGATGGCTGTTAAAATTTCAGGCCATGCCGCACCACTCGCATTTCTTGTAGGTAGTTTCGTGGCACTCGCAGCGGGATACTCTTATGTCAAGCTAGCTCTCGGGTTCCATAGTGACGGTGCAAGTTTTACCTATCTTGATCGAGCGTTTCCAGGACATCCAAATTTTGCCGGTATTGTTGGCTGGACAGTCGTTATTGGTTATGTCGGAACCCTCGCACTCTATGCTTATACATTTGGTGCCTATGGAGCACATTTACTGGGCAGTTCCGATTCACAGGCCGTCCGAATTGTGCTTTCAGCGGGAGTCCTTCTCTTTTTCATGTTGATCAATCTGCAAGGTGTGAAGTCGAGTGGAAATACCGAAGTCATCATTGTATTCACGAAAGTCATTCTACTTAGCCTATTTGCCGTCGCTGGAATCTTCTCGGTCAAGCAGGATCATTTATTTCCGGTATTTGAGAAGGGGGTTCCATCTGTATTCATTGCTGGAGCGATGATCTTTGTCGCATTCGAGGGATTTCAACTGATTACTAACGCGGTTATGGAGACTGAAAATGCAGAACGCAATATACCATGGGGTATTTACGGTTCAATTGCCATCACTTCGCTGATTTACTTTGGTGTTGCTGTTATTGCTGTCGGTAATTTGACACCCAGCGAAATTGCTGCTGCTGAAGAATATGCACTGGCTGTTGCTGCGGAGCCTGCGCTGGGAAATGCTGGTGGGATATTGGTTGACCTTGCAGCTCTGTTGGCAACATCATCAGCTGTGAATGCAACCGCATTCGGTGCATCACGTATGATGGCCGAGATGGCGACTGAAAACCGCATGCCCCATTCATTCTCGTTTCGAAGCCGAACGGATGTGCCATGGATCGCAATCGTTTTATTGACGGTTTTAGCTGGAGCATTCACCATACTCGGCAGCCTGGAATTCATTGCCTTGTTTTCAAGTATGACGTTTTTGTTGGTTTCGATTGCGGTTTCTGTAGCTAACCTGAAACTGCGATCTATCACAAACAGTAAAGCCTGGATTATTCTGCTAGGTATTGTACTGATGCTGATAACCGTTAGCCTGCTGATATTGCATTTGTGGAATGAAGGCCGCGAAATGTTCCTCTGGCTAGGTGGTTTTTTCTTAACGATCGTGATTATTGAAGTCGCTTTTTGTCGGCGTGAATGCCTGAATTCATTTCCGCCGACGGGAGGTGATGATATGATTGATCAACACGGGGATGAATGA
- a CDS encoding SpoIIAA family protein, with the protein MTIKFHEIDLQADSATNVVRVHVSGKLTKEDYELFTPQVEQWISKYGKLRILFEMEDFHGWTAGALWEDIKFDLKHFKDIKKIAMIGEKSWEHGMAVFCRPFTKAKIQYFDQSQAEDAETWILEN; encoded by the coding sequence ATGACTATTAAATTCCACGAAATTGACCTACAAGCAGACTCAGCTACCAATGTGGTCCGAGTTCATGTGAGTGGCAAGCTAACGAAAGAAGATTACGAACTATTCACCCCACAAGTAGAACAGTGGATCAGCAAATATGGTAAGTTACGGATTCTATTCGAAATGGAAGACTTTCACGGATGGACAGCTGGCGCATTGTGGGAAGACATAAAGTTCGATCTCAAGCATTTCAAAGACATTAAAAAGATTGCGATGATTGGCGAAAAATCTTGGGAACACGGAATGGCAGTGTTTTGTCGGCCATTCACAAAAGCAAAAATACAATACTTCGACCAAAGCCAAGCCGAAGATGCAGAGACATGGATTCTGGAAAACTAG
- a CDS encoding glycogen debranching protein, whose translation MDDNILNWESVEGSPYPLGVSWGDGKRAYNFAIYSKHAASVTLLLYKQDQWSRPVYQKSLDYLKNKSGPIWHCRVALEEAENAKFYAYQVGGPSPAAGFNWHTFDPEKILLDPYARAVFFPPDFDRSAAINPGSNAGRAPLGILLDPRACIDHSEPFKLPHHESDLVIYEMHVRGFTRDPSSEVDEEHRGTFRGVIDKIPYLQELGVTAVELMPVYQFDPDDGHYWGYMPLNFFSPHDGYSSGTEPCCQLVEFREMVESLHAAGIEVILDVVYNHTCEGNQLGPTYSFKGIDNSTYYMVTGDPNYTYSNFSGTGNTLHTANRAVRRLLLESLRYWVREMHVDGFRFDLASVFTRNSDGSINTTDPPIFGQIAADADLAHVRLIGEPWDAGGAYQLGRNFPGTKWMQWNAAYRDTIQRFVRGEAGNVPDFMTRIYGSSDSFPDDLVHAYHPYQGINYVTSHDGFTLYDLVSFNHKNNWTNGHCNMDGHDDFSWNCGWEGDDEVPVEVMQLRKQQVKNFFCLLMLSEGTPMFRMGDEFLQTQHGNSNPYNQDNETTWLDWQRLEDNHEIFRFFKMMIQFRRTHLSICRSRFWRNDIHWYGVKRMVDMSSESHSLAYCLHGSSQHDNDLYVMINASSQTLKFGIHEGFAGQWMRVIDTSLDTPEDIVEKPSITLETPYYDVGSHSIAVLLRS comes from the coding sequence ATGGATGATAATATTTTGAACTGGGAGAGCGTAGAGGGGAGTCCGTATCCGCTGGGAGTCTCGTGGGGTGATGGCAAACGTGCGTACAACTTTGCGATTTATTCAAAGCATGCGGCTAGCGTGACCCTCTTACTTTACAAACAGGATCAATGGAGTCGTCCTGTCTACCAAAAGTCCCTCGACTATCTTAAAAATAAGTCAGGTCCAATCTGGCATTGTCGTGTGGCCTTGGAAGAGGCTGAGAATGCGAAGTTCTACGCCTATCAAGTGGGCGGGCCTTCACCTGCGGCTGGCTTTAATTGGCACACATTCGACCCAGAAAAAATCCTGCTTGATCCCTACGCAAGGGCCGTTTTTTTTCCACCCGATTTTGATCGCTCTGCAGCGATCAATCCAGGCTCTAACGCTGGACGTGCTCCGCTAGGAATATTATTAGATCCTAGAGCATGTATTGATCATTCAGAGCCTTTCAAACTGCCACATCACGAATCTGATTTAGTGATCTATGAGATGCACGTGCGCGGTTTCACCAGAGACCCTAGTTCAGAAGTAGATGAAGAGCATCGCGGTACGTTTCGAGGCGTTATCGATAAGATTCCTTACCTACAAGAACTGGGTGTCACGGCTGTTGAACTGATGCCTGTCTATCAGTTTGATCCGGACGATGGACACTATTGGGGATACATGCCGCTGAATTTTTTCTCACCGCATGACGGATATTCTAGCGGAACCGAACCATGTTGCCAGTTGGTCGAATTTCGCGAAATGGTTGAATCGCTTCATGCTGCTGGTATTGAGGTAATTTTAGATGTGGTCTACAACCATACTTGTGAAGGGAATCAACTTGGTCCGACGTATAGCTTTAAAGGGATTGACAACTCAACCTATTACATGGTTACTGGTGATCCGAATTACACATATTCAAATTTTAGCGGCACAGGTAACACGTTGCACACAGCAAACCGCGCTGTCAGACGATTATTGCTGGAAAGCCTACGATATTGGGTACGAGAGATGCATGTTGATGGTTTTCGTTTTGACTTGGCTTCAGTCTTTACCCGAAATTCTGATGGCTCGATCAACACGACTGATCCACCGATCTTTGGCCAGATAGCCGCAGACGCCGATCTGGCTCATGTGCGTTTGATCGGTGAACCATGGGACGCAGGCGGCGCGTACCAATTGGGCCGCAATTTTCCCGGAACAAAGTGGATGCAGTGGAACGCAGCTTACCGTGATACGATTCAGCGATTCGTGCGCGGCGAAGCGGGCAATGTTCCAGATTTCATGACGCGGATCTACGGCAGCTCGGACTCTTTTCCCGATGACCTCGTACATGCATACCACCCTTATCAAGGTATCAATTATGTGACTTCTCATGACGGTTTTACTCTCTATGATTTGGTCTCCTTCAATCACAAAAATAATTGGACAAACGGGCATTGCAACATGGATGGTCACGATGACTTCAGTTGGAACTGCGGTTGGGAAGGAGACGATGAAGTCCCGGTAGAGGTGATGCAGCTACGAAAACAACAGGTCAAGAACTTTTTTTGCCTGCTGATGCTTTCTGAAGGCACACCAATGTTTCGCATGGGCGACGAATTTTTGCAGACTCAACATGGCAACAGTAACCCCTACAATCAAGATAACGAAACTACCTGGCTCGATTGGCAACGGCTTGAAGATAACCATGAAATCTTTCGTTTCTTCAAAATGATGATTCAGTTTCGCCGCACACATCTCTCCATCTGCCGTTCGAGATTTTGGCGAAATGATATTCATTGGTATGGGGTGAAACGAATGGTCGACATGTCGTCCGAATCGCATTCGCTGGCCTATTGTTTACACGGCAGTTCGCAGCATGATAACGATTTATATGTGATGATCAATGCAAGCTCACAAACATTAAAGTTTGGGATCCACGAAGGCTTTGCAGGTCAATGGATGAGAGTGATAGATACATCGCTCGATACACCCGAAGATATTGTTGAGAAACCATCAATAACTTTGGAAACCCCTTATTATGACGTCGGCAGTCACTCAATTGCCGTTCTCCTACGATCATGA
- a CDS encoding transposase, whose product MPTKRHSSEQIISKLREAEIHLSQGMTIPLMCKKLGIHQQTYYKWRREYGGLRMDQAKRLKELEKENNRLKKLLAESELDKSILREAASGNF is encoded by the coding sequence ATGCCCACGAAACGTCATTCATCCGAACAGATTATTTCTAAACTTCGGGAAGCCGAGATTCACCTCTCCCAGGGGATGACCATTCCCTTGATGTGCAAGAAACTGGGAATCCATCAGCAGACCTATTACAAATGGCGTCGTGAATATGGTGGGCTGCGGATGGATCAGGCCAAACGTTTGAAAGAACTCGAAAAAGAGAACAACCGTCTCAAAAAGTTACTGGCAGAATCAGAACTGGATAAATCGATTCTGAGGGAAGCTGCCTCGGGAAACTTCTAA
- a CDS encoding transposase, with the protein MARNNRDAPYRIPFGPRGIKWFRDQSFSSIDNLIRDELITRLDHFTEQITVIDQQLEELRVSFPQVEALLNIHGIGLYTTLVIVAEQGEVERFRSAKQVGAYAGLTSKVNLSGGHCYYGSITRQGPPWLRWVLTGVAIHVIRRDVPLKRFYTRIRKRSGAKKARVAVPRKLAEISWKRLFRWQTEHSVQPV; encoded by the coding sequence TTGGCGCGTAATAACCGGGACGCCCCCTATCGAATCCCTTTTGGTCCTCGAGGGATCAAATGGTTCCGGGATCAATCGTTTTCGTCCATTGACAATCTGATCCGTGATGAGCTAATCACTCGGCTTGATCACTTTACAGAGCAAATTACTGTGATTGATCAGCAACTGGAAGAACTACGAGTATCCTTTCCTCAGGTAGAAGCATTACTCAATATTCACGGAATCGGACTGTATACGACTCTGGTTATTGTCGCCGAACAGGGGGAAGTCGAACGATTTCGCTCTGCGAAACAAGTAGGGGCTTATGCAGGATTGACATCGAAAGTGAATCTATCGGGAGGTCACTGTTATTATGGCTCCATTACCAGGCAAGGACCTCCCTGGTTACGTTGGGTTCTGACCGGAGTAGCGATTCACGTGATTCGGCGCGATGTTCCCTTGAAAAGGTTTTATACCCGAATTCGTAAACGATCTGGAGCCAAGAAAGCCCGGGTTGCTGTACCTCGCAAACTCGCGGAGATTTCCTGGAAACGATTATTCCGTTGGCAGACTGAGCATTCAGTACAGCCGGTTTGA
- a CDS encoding IS110 family transposase: protein MRHIGIDLHRRTVVMSAVNDSGEVVSPVTIECQNTNAILEFLQPLKPFRAVIESTATYRWLYQLLSEEGTILLAHPAKLRLMIQRRAKTDRLDCQLLANLLRINQIPLSYIPQTIISN from the coding sequence ATGCGGCACATTGGTATCGATCTTCATCGGAGGACGGTTGTCATGTCGGCGGTCAATGATTCTGGAGAAGTTGTCTCTCCTGTGACAATCGAGTGTCAGAACACAAATGCCATTCTAGAATTTCTGCAACCACTCAAACCGTTCCGGGCGGTTATCGAGTCTACTGCGACCTATCGCTGGCTTTATCAATTGCTCTCTGAGGAAGGAACCATTCTGTTGGCCCATCCTGCGAAATTACGCTTGATGATTCAACGACGAGCCAAAACAGATCGTCTGGACTGTCAACTCCTGGCGAACCTGCTACGGATTAACCAGATCCCACTCTCCTACATCCCCCAGACGATTATCAGCAACTGA